The genomic interval AAAATTGCGCCGAACAGCACGTCAAAGAAATCGATAAACGCAGAACCTATCGTCACCGCAATCCAGAACACCAGATACATGATGACAAGGAATATCGGGAGAGCCGCCCAGCGGTTCAAAAGCACGGCATCGAGCTTGTCGGTGAACGTCTTCTTGGAGCGCGCCGAAACGATAGCCTTCCCCGCCACCTCATGCGAAATGGAATAGCGGTTTTCGGCTATGGCAAATTCCGGTTCTTCACCTAGAATCTTCGTCACTTCCGCCTTTTCAATCTTCACGTCCGCTTCGGCAAACTTGTCCGCATAGCTCTTTTCGTTGCCCAGATACATGAGTGAAACCCAGCGCGCATCCGCATTCAGGATTTCAGCGACCGGAGCGACCTTCGGTTCCAAAACCTTCACGGCTTCTTCTACCTTGTCGCCATACTTCATCGGCTTCGGGACCGGCATCGGAGAGGCAAGCACGTGGCCCATCTGGCTTATAAAATTGGTGACGCTCTTTTCGCTAACGGCAGAAAGCGGAATGCACGGCACGCCGTAGAAATCAGAAAGTTCATCCAGATCCAGCTGGATTCCACGATTTTCGGCGATGTCCATCATGTTCACCGCGATTACCATCGGAATCTTCATATCCGCAAGCTGGCTCGTAAGGAACAGGTTGCGTTCGAGGTTCGTCGCATCGATGATGTTTATAATCAGGCTCGCTTCGCGGCTGAGCAAGTAATCGACGGCGGCACGCTCGTCTTCGGCATTGGCAAACAATGCGTATGTACCCGGCAAGTCCACCAAGCGAATCTGGCGGTCACCCAGTTCAAAATAGCCTTCCTTCTTTTCGACAGTCACACCGGGCCAGTTGCCCACATGCTGGCGGGCACCCGTAAGCGCATTGAAAAGGGCCGTCTTACCGCAGTTCGGGTTACCGGCAATCGCAATCGTCAAACGTTTCCTTGCCGCCATTATACCCTCCTCAACTTGAGCACGTTGGCTTCTTCTTTGCGGAGCGAAAGCCTGTAAGACAGCACGCCCACCTCAATCGGGTCACCGAGAGGAGCCGCCTGCAAAACTTCTATCTGGACTCCACGCACAAGCCCCATCGAAAGGAGCTTGGACTTGTAGGCGGAATCGCCTTCGTTATAGCCGACAATTTCTACCTTGTCGCCTTTCTTGAGTTCAGAGAACTTGGGTTCAGTACTCCACTTCTTTACTTGCGACTTGCCGCCGCAACCACAACTACAGCTCATATCATCCTCATATAACAAGACAGCGCCTGAGCAGCGCTTTCCAGTTTACTTTGTGTTTTTGACAATCTTTGCTTTCTTCACGGACGAAATTGCGTCCATCGGTTTGACAAAATCTTCAATCTTTCCGAGCGTTTCCGCCGAAAGGATATGTTCCATGCAACAGGCATCCTTGTCGGCGATTGCTTCGGACACCCCGAGCTTTATCAGAAAACCTTTCAAAAGGATATGCCGATTCAGAATCATCGTGGCGACGCGCTGTCCCTCTTCGGTGAGTTCCACGCCGCTGTAAGGTTCCTGCCTCACAAGGCCCATTTTCTTGAGTTCTACCATCGCTTTCGCAACAGACGGCATCTTGACCGAAAGCGCGGCGGCGATATCCTTGACACGAGCGATTCCGTTCGCAAGGCGCAACATGTGCACCATTTCCAAATAATCTTCCAGACTCTGTGTCAGTTTTGTATGGTTCATTTGAAACCTCTGTAATTCATTAGACAAGGCTAATATAGTTTAATAAATCTAATTAGACAAGACTAAATTTATTAAAGAAATCATATTTATTTAGCCTTATCTAACTTTTTATTGAATTTTTTACAAAAAATCTTTAAATCACCCCTTGTTTTTCTAGTTAGTTTTGACTAACTTTAAAATTAGACAAGTCTAATTTTAAATGTAGCCATAGCTTTTTTGATTAGGCCTGTTTGGTTGAAGCAAAAATCCTATTCCCTTTTTGTGTCTCTTTGGGAATGAATTGCGCCCTCGCTCAAGTAGCTCTGAGCGGGGGCGTTTTTATTATAATATACCCTATGATGGATTCAGACGTATTTATGAAACACGTCCCACGAACTGGTTTCCAAACAGCAGCAATCCCGATACAAAGATGATGACGCCACCCGCGATAGTCGCGACGGTGTAAATCCTCGTAGCGAACCGGGTATGCGAACTTCCCTTGTCTATTCCTTTACGGAAAGCGACCGCGGCTATGCCGAAGGCGACATTGGTGATAGTCATGCCGACGCAGATGACAAGCGCCCCCAAAAGCGAAAGTGCCACCATCGAGTTCAACAGGCAGAAGAGAACGATCAGCGCGACAGCCGGGCAAGGGACTATTCCGGTGACAGCGGCAACCCCGATGATTTCGCGCCAGCGGGCCGTCGGCGGAAGCGCTGACATTTCGTCGTGGGCATCTTC from Fibrobacter sp. carries:
- a CDS encoding FeoA family protein, with translation MSCSCGCGGKSQVKKWSTEPKFSELKKGDKVEIVGYNEGDSAYKSKLLSMGLVRGVQIEVLQAAPLGDPIEVGVLSYRLSLRKEEANVLKLRRV
- a CDS encoding metal-dependent transcriptional regulator; this encodes MNHTKLTQSLEDYLEMVHMLRLANGIARVKDIAAALSVKMPSVAKAMVELKKMGLVRQEPYSGVELTEEGQRVATMILNRHILLKGFLIKLGVSEAIADKDACCMEHILSAETLGKIEDFVKPMDAISSVKKAKIVKNTK